The nucleotide window TGCCGGCATAATTGACTCATCTGTACTCAATGATTGCGCCCACCACCAAGCAAATGAAAATTCTCCACGGAAAGCCGCATAAACAGGACCTGCGGTCTGAATATACTGTGATGAATTCTGAGGGAATACATCTGGGGTAAGTTGTGTCGTAATTGGCACATCAAGATTTTCGCAAGACCATAATAAACCGGCTGCAAGTACTGGAAGTCCTATATATTTGAATATTTTTTTCATATGTTCATGTTTTATTGTTTTTTTTCGGTCATATGTAATTCGCACACAATTGTTGGTTTTTATACCAAATTTGTATTAGTGCTCATTTCATAATTTTTCGATTTAATTTTTAGAATATCACGTTCAAACCAAACAAGAAAGTTCTTGTTTTTGGATAAAAGTTACCCGAATCTACACCAGGTGCAGTTCCACCTTGTTCTACTTCAGGGTCAATTCCGGTATATTTGGTAATCACAAACAAATTATTTACAGTCTCATAAAGACGAATCTTTTTGATGTATTTACCAACTGCTCCAAAATTATAACCAAAAGTCATATTATCTAAACGGATATAGCTACCGTCCTCTATAAAACGCGTTGAATATTTATAGGCGTTAAGGTCATTTGGAGATTCATTTGCTGCATCTACGAGAATATTCGAAGACATTGCTGTACCAGGTCTGAATAAATCTGCTCGTGTTGCATTGAAAATTTTATTTCCAAATACTCCACGGAAGAAGATATTCAAATCAAATTTTTTGTATGTGAAATTATTATCCCATCCCATTAAGAATTTAGGTTGTGCACTACCTGCATAGTGATAATCAACACCAATTGCTGGGGTTGTTGTCAAGCTACCATCTTTTGCAACATATTGAGAAACACCCGCTGCATTTTTACCAGCATACTGAAGTGTAAAGAATTGTCCAAGAGGTTTTCCTTCTTTAAAAATTTGTAACGTACTTCCTGTTTGTCCGCCTCCTTCTGGTTGAACTCTACGTATTGAATCCCCTCCAATAAAATATGGGTTTTTCAATTTAGTAATCTCATTTTCGTTATGCGAATAATTCAAAGTAGTTGACCAGCTAAAGTTTTTAGTTTTAATCGGCGTACTGTTCAAAGTAACCTCGATACCTTTATTTGTCATATCACCACCATTGGCAACAATTGTTCCTACTGGTACAAGAACAGGGTTTACAGCATAATTGTAAATCATGTCTGTTGTTTTCTTGTTATACACATCAACAGATCCAGATACTGCTCCTTTTAAGATTGTAAAATCAACACCAATATTTGCAGTAGCTGTTTTTTCCCAGTTCAAATCAGGATTTGCAGCCTGAACAGGTCCGTATGCACCCACTTGTTGTCCGTTATAGTAGAATGTTCCAAGACTTCCTGAGATAAATTGCGCTGTATAAGCGTTGAATCCCGATGAGTTTCCTGTTTCTCCCCAGCTTCCACGAAGTTTTAAATCTGTGAAAATCTTTTGGTTTTGCATAAAACCTTCTTTGTCAATTCTCCAGGCACCACCTACTGAAGGGAAGTATCCCCATTGATTGTTTGATCCAAATACTGATCCACCGTCTCTTCTGATAGATCCTTGCAAAAGGTATTTGTCTTTGTAATTATAGTTCAAACGGGCAAATTCTGAAATCAAACGCTTTTTCTGATACGCTCTACTATCTCCAAAATCTACTTTGTAACCAGAAACTGCACCATAATTTCCTAAAGCAAGGTTATTATAACTAACGTTGTCTACAGGGAAGTTAGTGTTTGTTGCTTGGAATCCATCTCCCAAAACATCTTCTTGCCAAGAATAACCGACAACAGCCTTAATTTTGTGCTCACCAAAAGATCTATCCCAGTTTAAGAAACTTTCAGCAATCGTGTTATTTGTTTGATACGAATTTCTTAAAGCCGATCCGTTCACACCAAAATTCATTAAAGAGTGTACTTGTGGTGGATCTGGGTTATTGTAGAAGTTAGCACTGTTGTATTTTTGATAGTAGCTATCATAAAACTCACCGTGCATTGAATTCAATTGTTGGTAAGAAAGATTTAAGTTGTAAGTAAATCCCCAAGGAAGTTTTAGTTCTGTAGTCAAACTTGCAACTAAGTTATTTGTTTTTGTATCATCATCTGCATGATTCATCAAAGCAACTGGGTTGAAATATCCGGTTTGAATAAAGTTTTCAAAGTACGATCCATCAGGGTTTGTAACAGGAGAAACCGGAAGGTGGTTAATAGCTTGTTGAAGCACCACGTTACGTTGAGGCACATTGTTATAAACACTATTTGAGTTTGTAACGTTCAACCCAATTTTAAGGTTATCATCAAAAGCCATTTGCTCAACTGCTAAGTGTGCAATTACACGTGAAAAGTTATTTCCTTGCAAAACCCCTTCTTTATCGATATAGGTAATACTTCCAAAATAATTTCCATGGTCACCACCTCCACTCATCGAAAGGTTATGGCTCATTGAATTGGCATATTTAGGTCTTAGAATTTCATCTTGCCAATCTGTATTAGCACCTTTGTCATTTTCAGGAGTAAAATTCAAATTATTTTTAGCCAAGAATGATCTTAACTGATTTGAATCCATCATGTCAAGTGAGTTGGAAACTTTTTCAAAACCAAAGTAATTGCTATAATTAATTGTAGTTTTGTCTTTGGCTCCTCTTTTTGTAGTAACCATGATAACCCCATTTGCAGCACGGTTACCGTAGATAGCTGTTGCTGCAGCATCCTTCAATACGTCAACAGTAACAATGTCTTCTGGAGCAATGATCGAAATATCTACACCAGGAATTCCATCAACCACATAAAAAGGTCCTTGAGAACTATTCAATGTTGAAGCTCCACGCAAAACTACCGAAGACTGTTTTGTAGGGTCCCCACTAGCCGAAACGTTCAAACCTGCAACCTTACCTTGTAACAATTGACCAACATCTGCAATTACCCCATTATTCAATTGATCTGCTTTTACAGAAGAAACAGCTGTTGTCAAGTTTTTACGAGATCCTTTACCGTACCCAACTACAACCACTTGTTCTAAGCTTGTAGCAGTAGAAACCAATTTAATTGTATAATTAGATCTTGAACCATCTAATTTAATTCGTTGGTCAACAAACCCCACAAACGAAATTAATAACGCTGCATTTTTATTTGAAACATTAATTTTAAACTTTCCATCAAAGTCTGTAGTAGCGCTATTATTTGTTC belongs to Flavobacterium aquiphilum and includes:
- a CDS encoding SusC/RagA family TonB-linked outer membrane protein is translated as MEKLKILLLVLFAGFSFNCWAQKAEVSGVILDEKGMPLPGANVVETGTNNSATTDFDGKFKINVSNKNAALLISFVGFVDQRIKLDGSRSNYTIKLVSTATSLEQVVVVGYGKGSRKNLTTAVSSVKADQLNNGVIADVGQLLQGKVAGLNVSASGDPTKQSSVVLRGASTLNSSQGPFYVVDGIPGVDISIIAPEDIVTVDVLKDAAATAIYGNRAANGVIMVTTKRGAKDKTTINYSNYFGFEKVSNSLDMMDSNQLRSFLAKNNLNFTPENDKGANTDWQDEILRPKYANSMSHNLSMSGGGDHGNYFGSITYIDKEGVLQGNNFSRVIAHLAVEQMAFDDNLKIGLNVTNSNSVYNNVPQRNVVLQQAINHLPVSPVTNPDGSYFENFIQTGYFNPVALMNHADDDTKTNNLVASLTTELKLPWGFTYNLNLSYQQLNSMHGEFYDSYYQKYNSANFYNNPDPPQVHSLMNFGVNGSALRNSYQTNNTIAESFLNWDRSFGEHKIKAVVGYSWQEDVLGDGFQATNTNFPVDNVSYNNLALGNYGAVSGYKVDFGDSRAYQKKRLISEFARLNYNYKDKYLLQGSIRRDGGSVFGSNNQWGYFPSVGGAWRIDKEGFMQNQKIFTDLKLRGSWGETGNSSGFNAYTAQFISGSLGTFYYNGQQVGAYGPVQAANPDLNWEKTATANIGVDFTILKGAVSGSVDVYNKKTTDMIYNYAVNPVLVPVGTIVANGGDMTNKGIEVTLNSTPIKTKNFSWSTTLNYSHNENEITKLKNPYFIGGDSIRRVQPEGGGQTGSTLQIFKEGKPLGQFFTLQYAGKNAAGVSQYVAKDGSLTTTPAIGVDYHYAGSAQPKFLMGWDNNFTYKKFDLNIFFRGVFGNKIFNATRADLFRPGTAMSSNILVDAANESPNDLNAYKYSTRFIEDGSYIRLDNMTFGYNFGAVGKYIKKIRLYETVNNLFVITKYTGIDPEVEQGGTAPGVDSGNFYPKTRTFLFGLNVIF